tattaggaaaggtatggaaaacaggtgtgaggatgttataatgctgttatatcgctccatggtgcgaccgcaacttgagtattgtgttcaattctggtcaccgcatctcaagaaagatatagcagaattggaaaaggtgcagcgaagggcgactaaaatgatagcagggatgggacgacttccctatgaagaaagactaaggaggctagggcttttcagcttggagaagagacagctttggggagacatgatagaggtatataaaataatgagtggagtggagtggaacagggggcatgcgatgaaactacagtgtagtaaatttaaaacaaatcggagaaaaaatttcttcacccaacgcataattaaactctggaattcattgccggagaacgtggtgaagacggttaacttgacagagtttaaaaaggggttagacggtttcctaaaggacaagtccataaaccactactaaatagacttgggaaaaatccacatgtatagaatgtttgtatggttgggaagcttgccaggtgcccttggcctggattggccgctgtcgtggacaggatgctgggctcgatggacccttggtcttttcccagtgtggcattacttctgTACTTATAAGGTACATGCAATTGGGATCACGTTTCCCCTTTGTTGAAAGAGGAACATTGGCTCCCTGTGTCCCGTAGAAGTGTAGTTCAGATCCTAACTCTGATATTTCAGATGATTATTAAGATTCTTAAGATCCTATCTCTAATATTTAATGTGATTATTGTTTAAcatattgtaagccgcattgagcctgcaaataggtgggaaaatgtgggatacatatgcagcaaataaataaataagatacacTATACTGGTCTCTCACTTACTTTAATCTCATTATCTTATTCCATACTCATCtacaaggatgctgggcttttccAAGCCAAACCTTTAAGTAGTACCATCTTTTCACTATATAATTTAAATACAGTTTGGTACTCAGTCCTTAGTGTAGCAGCTTCTTCTCTGTGAAATCATTTACCACAATTTTTACGAATGGAAGTGTCCTAGAAGAATTTCAAGAAAAGTCTTAAGGCTCTCTTGTTTAGAGAttcttaatactactactactacttattacttctatagcgctacaaggcatacgcagcgctgtacaccatacatgaaaagacagtccctgctcaaagagctcagaatctaaataggacagacaaacagacagaacaactaagaggtaagggaattaaagaggtggggataaaagggtacagggcaagtgagtagtggttaggagtcaaaagcagcgttaaagaggtgggcttttagcctggatttgaaaacggccaaagacggggctagacgtacaagctggggaagtctattccaggtgtgaggtgcagcgagataaaaggaacggagtctggaattagcagtagaggaggaggacagacaagagagatttatccacagaacagaaTAGAAACCATTAACAGTAAGGCAATACAAAGGGGTTGAGATGGGGCTGGCCAACCACATGGAACACATGTAAACAGCTGTTTCTTTTTTAATCATTTCTTAGTTTTGGATTTGAAATGTATTTTCTTCTCTATTTCTTTCCGCGATAGTTAGTCTATACTCAATGGATATTGTAAACTGCCATGCTGGTTTACCAATATGATGATATATCAAATGTTAGACTAATCTGTAAATTGTCAGCTGTAAATTGAGAGACTGTGataggcaggaatgagtgggcatcactcctgcccatagGCCCCACTGATTCACCAAGTATTCACAGGTAGTCCCAGGGGGGTCTACAGGGGTGGAGGTGGGCCTCGGGTCATCTTAGGATATGtgcagggtgggagggaaggaaggtggATTGTTTGGAGCAGAGAGCactttatgtgggtcctggccgacATTCAACTGGGAACCGCACAAGCCCTGGCAGCTTCCTGAGCTTTATTTGGTCCTGAATATACAATGCCAACGCCCGATGCTTATTTTCATCTGGTTATTTTCATCGACTTAATTTGTTTGCTGCTTTGATGAAAATAAGCAGATAAGTGATTGCTCATATTTGAACTTTATGATTCCAATAGTTAAATAATAATATGTTGTTGCACTGGGTGATTGTTTTCACGTGACTTTTGGGAGGACAAATAATTAAGAATGTAATAAAGGTCTAGATTTGAAATGGTTATTGCTGTAAGAGGTCTTTTGACCTTCATCATAACAATTCTGATGTCTTCCTTAAACacagtcatagtaatgcttgaatgtatacactgtcagctagcacatttgcttatttccgatctgacgaagaagggcaaccttcgaaagctaatcaagaaatgtattaagttatgtccaataaaaaaggtatcatcttattttcttttccatgttttattttgtttgatttctattgataaccttaagagtggactaacacggctaccacactcctctcctttccttACACACAGACTGACCTTTCCCAGCTATTTGTTTGGGTGTTGCCAACTGCATAGCACCATGGTGATCAGAGCATAtagtcagcagcactatccagttaattgTCGCTGAATATGTGCTCTGGGGCTGGTCAGTGGAATTTAACCAGGTAGAAGCACTTCCTGCTTAGCAAAATCCCAATGAGTATTGACCCTTAGGACTCAGGCAATGGAAAAAAAACTCCGTACAAcaggggttcccaacccagtccttgctTGGGACACAACAAGCTAGTCTATTTTtaaagatatccacaatgcatacgcatgaggtaaatttgcttgtactgcctccatggtatgcagatctttctcatacatattcaatgtgagtatcctgaaaatccgactggctaggtatgtcctgaggactgggttgggatcttaattacatcctcacgactgaatattatatcttgtcctgatatcattatgttatgttgatctttcaatccacttccaatccaatatgatttacttatgcactcttatttgtaacaattgtaaaattattattccattaatatgattgctatgatattctatgtacccatctgtatctatattctgaaattcttatcctataaggTGTACATGCTgttataacattttgtaagccacattgagcctgtaaataggtggggaaaatgtgggatacaagtgcagcaaataaataaataaataaatctcctgcTCTAAAATGAGCTGATTGGAAGGTTTTGTTtatcttcttattctcttacagGGAAAAGTGGGCAGAGAAGGAAGAGAAGCTGAGAAGAACAGTGACACGCATTCTGAAGTGTGATGTTACTAAGAATAACTCTCTGGATCCACTGGTCCTGCCTCAGGCTGACTGTCTACTGACATGCCTGTGTCTGGAAGGTGCTTCTAAGGACCCAGACTCTTACTGCTGTGCCCTGAGGAATATCTCTTCACTACTGAAATCAGGAGGGCATTTAGTAATGGGTGGGGTGTTAGGAAACGGCATGTATATGGTTGGAGAGAAACAGTTTTCAGGGTTTCCCATGGACAAGGAATTTCTGGAGAAAGCAGTCTCTGGTGAAGGCTATGTTGTGGAACAGCTTGAGGTGCAGCCTCGAAGTGATCTGACAGGCGTTCATTTGGCCAATTATAATGCTATCTTCTTTGTTCTTGCTCGAAAGATGGGCGATAAGCAGTCCTCCTGatgaaaggactcaaatacaaatccacctatgcatccagcttttcctacttaagcgcacaactatggaacacactgccaaaaatagtaaacactatgccagaccaccttaaattccggaaagcactaaaaacagacctgttcaaaagagcatatcccaccgacccaacataaaaatacatggacacctgcgacacgaTGTAACCAAAGAACTACCtgactcctcctccctctctccctccctaaattccccccaattgtacctaccatacatgtaccttatctaccacaatatcaccttgtattcattcacaccatgtatctgttcagaccggaatcggctaacgccattaacggtactatgtaagccacattgagcctgcaaaaaggtgggaaaatgtgggatacaaatgcaacaaataaataaataaataaataaataaatacagtagtCCTCGTCATTCAGGCAGGCATGTCAggttttattcttatttttttgtACTGTGAGTTTTATTCAAAATGGTGATTTTCAAGTGCAGAACACGCAACTGAGATGGACCAAAAATGGACTGTGTTTTGGGGGTAAAGACTTCTTCGGGGGTCTTTCAATAAACAATCCAAACTGTAAATGAATCATtgctggaaagggaaggagaCAAGTTGCCACTGACTGGATTAATTTCCATTTACAATTTGGATTGTTTCTTGAAGGACCCCTGAGGAAAGCTTTACCCTTTGTGCTCTAAAATctaggtgcctgcagttacaccagccgtaGACCTTGTGTacctgtgggcacctaaatgcagcaagaaTACACATCCCATACTTTATAAGTTACGGAGTAGGTGGGAGGCATGTTTGTGTTCCGCTCATGCTCCACCTACCTTGCATTTATGCGCTATGCCACTTATGCACATCCTTAAACTGTGCTTTGCTTGCCATCTATATGAGTAAGTCTAAACTTACCACAAAAGTATTACACACGTAAGTGACGTGTAGATGTGAACACTCACTTTTAGAATTGCCCCTTATATGATTGCTGTAATACCTTTGGgatattatttgaaaaaaaaaaaaaaaagaaacaatcatcAAATTCTGTTTAACCTGCTGTTCTAGGGAAATGTACAAAAAAGTGGTTGATTTAGGCCAAAGGTCTTTAGTAGTTATTTTTCCTGCTCTTATAGGAAGGACATTTATAGCATAAAATTATGATTTCTTTAAATTCTCTGCTCATATGAATAAAACTGCGAAAACAGTGAAAAAACACTAATCAATGTCAGCTGCTGGGATCATTTTTGGGAAAGGAGTGAATTACAGGGCTTGCAGAGGTAACTAATGCCCTTGGCTTTCAAAGCTGTCAGTTTAACCtgcataaataaaatgttttatattcaGAATTTATAGACTTTGTGCTTTtcagagaacactaaaaactctTTTCTTATTCCGGAGAGGATGGAATGGGTTTTATAAGGAAGAGATTCAAGTACCTCCAAGATCTAAATAATGTACATACACTTATTGATGGAAAAGGTTGTGTGAAACAAAGATTCATCACAGCCTGAATTTCATGCATTAATTTTAATGCTTGAGTGCAACTCCTGCAACACCACAGGGGCAGGACATCCTCATAAACCCATGCAGCTCCAACTCAGGAGATGGAGTTTGCAGCCATGTTGTGGGTTGCAGAAGAAGGAGATGTCTATAACAGGCCATGCAGCCTTAGCCTCAGCTGAAGTAAACAGGGTCCACACAGACCGCAGGAGAAGGTTGTCAGCCTGTGCTGCTCCAGCTGAAGAAGACTGCGCTGCATAATATGGAGGGTGGCCACTGTCACACGGATCTCAGTATTGACTGATTATGCTGATATCTGAGACCCGTGTGACCAGTGGCCAAAGGTTAGGTGGCAGTGTATTCAGCCCATCTTGGTTTCTCTGTGGAATGAAGCCTCCGTGGCATCATCAGAATTGGCAGCAAATACCATCAAATCAATATTGAGTCCTTTGCCAATAAAGGCTGGTTTCCTGGTCTTAGCCAATTTTCCCCACCCATGGATAATTTTCAGGCACTCCTCATATTTCTTGATGCCATATTGGAGGCATTCCTCAATTCAGTTGAACATACACTTGATAAGTGGGCATGTAAGGTCTCCCACCTAACCAAGTCCCATTCTGTTGCCAGCTTTTCCCACCCAGCTCAGCATCTGATCTCCCTACCAGCAACTGTCCTCGCTGACAGTACCTAACCTAACACAGTAAACTTGGCAGCACTGCACTGAACCTCCCTGTCACGGTACCTGACCCCCAACACTGTACCCAACCCCTAGTTCTATACCCAATCCCCGACAAAGCCCCAGCCTCCTGACATAGCACTCCCTTGCAGCACCCAAATTGCTACCATGCAGTACCTCCAGGTGGGGGGAGGCTTCCCACATATGGGCAACAGCCTCcccaaagtcccccccccccacagttgtGGCCAGGTCCTTCAAACATCAATCACTCAGCAGACCTCCTACCCCCACTCCAACGACCCAGTCCTCAGTCTTACTGAAGGTCCCTGGTGTCTATTTAGGTGCTGAGGGGTTGATGTTTGAAGGACCTGGGTATAGAACTAGGGGTCGGGTACAGTGTTGGGGGTCATGTACAGTgacaggtttctatggaactttggaaggctaagtgctttgaaaatatgcctcagtgatGCCCATTTGATTTCATCTTGTATCCCTGGCtctgccaaaatggctgctgagatctTTAGTGGCATTATCATGGTATTGTTGCCAGGAGGTCAGGCTTCCATTTGTGGGCTACTATATATGTGACCAGCTCTAGGAAAAGTAGTAGATCCAGAATGATTAGAATGCTTACTTCATAAgcctgtttgaacttctgtaactttttgttTTCATATAAAAGAATGGCGTTTAGACTgtagtattacaaattgtttgctctaacagaattcaataaaatttaattttttgtttctaCTGACTTCAGTTACCTAATCCTAGAGATGATCAGAAATATGGTATCTTTGGTTTTGATCCAACTTCCtagaaagaacttaaaaaaaatcttgaatGTTATAGAAACAATTAGACAATGAAATGTGAGGAAGTCCATATGTAGAAGCTTGAGCCCTAGTGGTCCTTATTGAAGAACTGATCTCTTCAAGATTGCATAGGTCTAAAATTGTTGCTTAGAAGGAACAACTTTTATTGTCATGCTGGTCCACTTATTTTACACTGGCCGGATAAAAGAAACCCTAGTGTATTTTGCCCAATATCACCTAGACTCTGATAACAAGAATTACAGTAATTAAAAAACAGAATACCTTTTCAAAATACAACATTCCGGCTGAAACCCTAATCCTCAGTCTCTGAAAATCACCAAATAACgttttatttaaataaattaataatttaGCCTGCGTGGAGATCTGGCTCCATCTTGTGGCCAGTATGGAGGACACCATTAGATCAATAACATGAAATTTGAAAACTTCTAAAAGCTATTTGGCTAATACTTAGGTGAGATTTCTGCACTGCTCCAAATCTCTTTCCCTGGAGATAATCTCTGAAGAAATTGCCCATGTCCTTTGCTTCCTATAAAGAAGATTTCCTCATCCCCAGGAATCTTTAAACATTAACCACTATGGCTTCCAAataagaataccttctacagaaaCTACTTCAAAATGCTCCCAGATTCTATCCACAGAGGCCTTAATATTACTAGTATCTGAAAGTGGAAGGGTGGAAGTAAAACGGATCCAAATGACCAGTCCAAACAGGAGAGTAAGAGCTTCAAAACAGGTTTATTGGGACCCAATATGGTCTGTGTATCggcaacaagccttcctcaggagtctaagaacataaaatttaatataagagtACAAGAGTTGGATCATAAaatctaaaaacaataaaaacagacatatgaatataaaatataaaaatatataaaaatattagtAATAATGATGACATACACAACTATAAAGGCAAATTAGAgaaatctcaataaagatatcaccaaaaatatatatatgcatgcAGGTACCATAGCGCTATAGTAACCACTTCAAAATATAGTAATAACATGATCTGTAAAGTACCACTACTCACATTAAGCTCTATTACATGATATTGTAATGATAATATAAATTTGTAATGATGATATAAAGTGGGTGCAATGACATAGACTAAAAGGTACATCCAGAAAAATGTATAAACGATTAGGTGCTAGTATGAAATGAATGAAAAGTGAGAGATAACATACCGGGAAGCATAAACCTTCAGCACAACGCCAAAAACCGTGGAGGTGCTAAAAAAGCACAGGCGGGAGAatgctaaaaagaaaaacaaagtgagCTAGAAACCTGATGGCAAAAAAGAAACCATATTGAGCAAACagtgtcagtggcatagccaagggtgggcccaggcccacccactttgggctcaagcccacccagtagcagcacacctatgatgtggctggcagggatccccaagccccaccagccgaaaactcccaacaattgtctctcctgcataccttgtaaatagcagatcttcgcctgcaacaagcagcgactgatacatactgttcataccggccccacagccttccctctgatgtattcctgtctaagcggaaacaggaagttgcatcagagggaaggctgtggggccaacgtgagcagtgtgtattagttgctgcttgctgccggtgaaaatctgcttcttaaaaggtatgtgggggagggggatgtttgcgagaccatatggtatgcaggcgagagaggggagacaaaATTACTTGTTGGACAGggtgcccacccatgttgggccagGAGAGACAAAATTACTTGttggacagggcggagttcttctgcctacccatgtagggcccaggcccacccaaaactgggtgtctggctatgccccagtGTGCCGGCACCAGGAGCAGCAGCCAAcgctgagggagagaaaaaagGATAGTACAGAGATGGGAGAAGCTCAGAGCCACATGGGGAAAAACAAACAAGTTGTCAAAAACACATGATGCACTGCCTGGATACCAGCACCAGAGGGAGAAGCTGACACTAAAAGAGAAGGctgaacagaagcagaaaaaagacaggcagagccccatggggaaaaaaaacaaaacaggctgGAAGGAACATGCCTGAAGCCACAAAGTACATAGTCAGGGGGAAACAACAAAACAGGCTGGAAGGCACATGCCTGAAGCCACAAAGTACATAGTCAGGGGGAAACAGCCAAACAGacgagagaccccccccccccccacactgccaAATAAAAAGGGAAGGTCTGTGACGTAGAGCAACATCATTGAAAGATGTAAACAAGCAGCGGTAGTACAGAAATAACTGAAAGAACGACTTCAATAAAAAGCCAGTGCACTAAAACTGTAACAACAAAACCGGAGACAGTGCAAAAAATACAAATTAGACAGGCGTCTATAGAAAGCCAATGTGCTAAAAATGTGGCGATAAAACCAGAGACAGTAAATAAAACATGCTTATGTAAAAGGAACAGGCATAGGAACAGAGTAAATAGGATAAAAAGGAATACAACCATAGTAATGGGCAGATAACATCCTTATAAATAAgatataacaatggaaaaacaTATGTAACGTAAACTTCTTGCAGAAAgtttcaaatacaaataaaaagtaaaacagacaagcatgaagtggcctagtggttagggtggtggactctgatcctggggaactgagtttgattcccacttcaggcacaggcagctccttgtgactctgggcaagtcacttaaccctcattgccccagg
The sequence above is a segment of the Microcaecilia unicolor chromosome 12, aMicUni1.1, whole genome shotgun sequence genome. Coding sequences within it:
- the LOC115481623 gene encoding nicotinamide N-methyltransferase-like isoform X1, which gives rise to MASDFTDKETYQKDFDPKAYLDTYYASENGHRITDEYLIFMLKNLFNTFTSGGVKGNLLLDIGTGPSIYHLLSACESFNEIIATDYTDRNRQELETWLKKEPGAFDWSSVVKFVCELEGDREKWAEKEEKLRRTVTRILKCDVTKNNSLDPLVLPQADCLLTCLCLEGASKDPDSYCCALRNISSLLKSGGHLVMGGVLGNGMYMVGEKQFSGFPMDKEFLEKAVSGEGYVVEQLEVQPRSDLTGVHLANYNAIFFVLARKMGDKQSS
- the LOC115481623 gene encoding nicotinamide N-methyltransferase-like isoform X2, giving the protein MASDFTDKETYQKDFDPKAYLDTYYASENGHRITDEYLIFMLKNLFNTFTSGVKGNLLLDIGTGPSIYHLLSACESFNEIIATDYTDRNRQELETWLKKEPGAFDWSSVVKFVCELEGDREKWAEKEEKLRRTVTRILKCDVTKNNSLDPLVLPQADCLLTCLCLEGASKDPDSYCCALRNISSLLKSGGHLVMGGVLGNGMYMVGEKQFSGFPMDKEFLEKAVSGEGYVVEQLEVQPRSDLTGVHLANYNAIFFVLARKMGDKQSS